One Pullulanibacillus sp. KACC 23026 DNA segment encodes these proteins:
- a CDS encoding protein kinase family protein, whose product MEKQHTKRPTINISPGTVIHGKWHQNEYKIIRSLGFGAQGTVYLAQSAKGRVALKFGLNNATVTSEVNVLNKLTKVQGESLGPSLYDVDDWETNIGLLSFYAMEYLKGAPLMEAIQVRGREWVNIFILQLLKELHRLHSEGWVFGDLKPENLMVTDSPLRVRWLDVGGTTQFGRAIKEYTEFYDRGYWGLGSRKAEPSYDLFAVAMIMIEAAEGHRFERGKEAKESLFQVLNRNAKLSKLRGIIRKALEGQYSEANQMRQDLLNEINETKTSYIRINKDKRKKAPAHPQGSSLNNRRRGQTVHPVNQQPTQKKTQARGQQRTKKKEWKGTLILATTLIVAYVMYITLFVM is encoded by the coding sequence TTCGGTCGCTCGGCTTTGGGGCTCAGGGAACTGTCTATCTGGCTCAATCGGCTAAGGGCAGAGTCGCTTTGAAATTTGGATTGAATAATGCCACTGTCACTTCGGAAGTGAATGTTTTAAATAAATTAACAAAGGTCCAAGGTGAATCCCTCGGACCTTCTTTATATGATGTGGATGATTGGGAAACTAATATTGGGCTGTTGTCTTTTTACGCTATGGAGTATTTAAAGGGCGCTCCTTTAATGGAGGCCATTCAAGTTCGAGGAAGAGAATGGGTCAATATCTTTATACTCCAACTGCTTAAAGAACTTCACCGGTTGCACTCGGAAGGATGGGTGTTTGGGGATTTAAAGCCAGAAAACTTAATGGTCACGGACTCACCGCTTAGGGTCAGATGGCTTGATGTGGGTGGCACCACTCAATTTGGCCGGGCAATTAAAGAGTATACGGAATTTTACGATCGAGGATATTGGGGGCTAGGTTCAAGAAAAGCAGAACCATCCTATGATTTATTTGCGGTGGCGATGATCATGATTGAAGCAGCAGAGGGACACCGTTTTGAAAGAGGGAAAGAGGCAAAAGAGAGCCTATTTCAAGTGCTGAATCGAAATGCCAAATTGAGCAAATTGAGAGGGATTATTCGAAAGGCATTGGAAGGACAGTATTCAGAGGCGAACCAAATGAGGCAAGATTTATTAAATGAAATTAATGAAACCAAAACGAGTTACATACGTATAAATAAAGACAAGCGAAAGAAAGCACCCGCTCACCCGCAAGGAAGTTCGTTAAATAACAGAAGGAGGGGTCAGACGGTCCATCCTGTCAACCAACAGCCGACTCAAAAAAAGACACAAGCTAGGGGTCAGCAGCGGACAAAGAAAAAGGAATGGAAGGGAACGTTGATTCTTGCGACTACCTTAATTGTAGCCTATGTCATGTATATCACTTTATTTGTCATGTAA